Proteins from one Streptomyces sp. NBC_00289 genomic window:
- a CDS encoding MFS transporter produces MRWWSLANFVSNAGTWMQLTVQNLLVLQITGSAAATGLSMSVQAAPALFVSLLGGAAVDRWPLRVTAAVSQALLGAVAAATAVCVALDRLDMTTLLVLAAVTGTIATVDGPACALLGNDLVPVEDVPSAIGVGALVHNAGRLAGTALAGVTVGFLGTAAAYAANGLSFLFVASVIPFLRPVKGAPGRTPRADAGSGAERGRRKHDEMTVRQGLSFFARRPRLVALAAVTGISAVFGRNYGLTLAVLVTGPLAGSAGSFGTVSTVLAVGGILGAVLGARLRRPSVRLVGALAAGGALLQVAAGLSPSLAVLLVLVLPMAVVESLSDTAGTAVLQTDPPAHLRGRVLGVWGSIGTVWGLGGPPALGLLMELAGARGALVSGGLLIAGTIGAGFVARGRRHPRAVAVPTRPGDLTGRAALGTAA; encoded by the coding sequence ATGCGCTGGTGGTCCCTCGCGAACTTCGTGTCGAACGCCGGCACCTGGATGCAGCTCACGGTGCAGAACCTGCTGGTCCTCCAGATCACCGGCTCCGCCGCCGCGACCGGCCTGTCGATGTCCGTCCAGGCCGCCCCGGCCCTGTTCGTCAGCCTGCTGGGGGGCGCGGCCGTCGACCGGTGGCCGCTCAGGGTGACGGCCGCCGTCAGCCAGGCACTCCTCGGCGCGGTCGCCGCCGCGACGGCCGTGTGCGTGGCGCTGGACCGGCTCGACATGACCACTCTCCTGGTGCTGGCCGCCGTGACCGGCACGATCGCCACTGTGGACGGCCCCGCCTGTGCCCTGCTGGGCAACGATCTCGTTCCCGTCGAGGACGTCCCCTCCGCCATCGGGGTCGGTGCGCTGGTGCACAACGCGGGCCGGCTCGCCGGTACGGCCCTGGCCGGCGTGACCGTGGGCTTCCTCGGTACGGCCGCCGCCTACGCGGCCAACGGGCTGTCGTTCCTCTTCGTGGCCTCGGTCATCCCGTTCCTGCGCCCGGTGAAGGGCGCCCCCGGGCGCACCCCGAGGGCGGACGCCGGCTCCGGCGCGGAGCGGGGGCGCCGGAAGCATGACGAGATGACCGTGCGGCAGGGGTTGTCCTTCTTCGCACGCAGGCCCCGCCTGGTCGCGCTCGCCGCCGTCACCGGTATCAGCGCCGTCTTCGGACGCAACTACGGACTCACCCTCGCCGTGCTCGTCACCGGACCCCTCGCGGGCAGCGCGGGATCGTTCGGCACCGTCTCCACCGTCCTCGCGGTCGGCGGCATCCTCGGCGCGGTTCTCGGCGCGCGGCTGCGCCGCCCCTCCGTCCGGCTCGTGGGCGCACTGGCGGCCGGGGGAGCGCTGCTCCAGGTGGCGGCGGGGCTGTCACCGTCGCTGGCCGTGCTGCTGGTCCTCGTCCTGCCCATGGCTGTGGTGGAGTCCCTCTCCGACACCGCCGGGACGGCCGTCCTGCAGACCGACCCGCCCGCTCACCTGCGGGGACGAGTGCTGGGTGTGTGGGGCAGCATCGGCACGGTGTGGGGCCTCGGTGGTCCGCCGGCGCTGGGTCTGCTGATGGAGCTGGCCGGGGCACGCGGGGCTCTGGTGAGTGGCGGCCTGCTCATCGCCGGCACGATCGGCGCGGGCTTCGTCGCCCGCGGCCGTCGACACCCGCGGGCGGTCGCCGTGCCGACGCGGCCGGGCGACCTCACGGGACGCGCGGCGCTGGGCACGGCTGCCTGA
- a CDS encoding helix-turn-helix domain-containing protein, with protein sequence MSRAAEDTNRRMLRARDAMDRSYAQPLDVPALARIAHVSEAHFTRTFRATFGETPHRYLQRRRVERAMFLLRETDRRVTDICFEVGFGSPGTFSRTFRDIVGRSPRAYRKGAVATAVPTCFTMAWTRPSA encoded by the coding sequence GTGAGCCGCGCCGCAGAGGACACCAACCGCCGCATGCTGAGGGCGAGGGACGCGATGGACCGCTCCTACGCCCAGCCGCTGGACGTCCCGGCCCTGGCCCGGATCGCCCACGTCTCGGAGGCGCACTTCACCCGCACCTTCCGGGCCACGTTCGGCGAGACACCCCACCGCTACCTGCAACGCCGCCGGGTCGAGCGCGCGATGTTCCTGCTGCGCGAGACCGACCGGAGGGTGACGGACATCTGCTTCGAGGTCGGCTTCGGCAGCCCGGGAACCTTCAGCCGCACGTTCCGCGACATCGTCGGCCGGTCGCCGAGGGCGTACCGCAAGGGGGCGGTGGCCACGGCCGTACCGACGTGCTTCACGATGGCGTGGACGCGGCCGAGCGCCTGA
- a CDS encoding VOC family protein produces the protein MFTAITHSQIYVLDQDEALDFYVGKLGLEVNADVDLGFMRWLTVNVSGHPDRQILLEKPGPPAMSEETAQQVRELVTKGAMGGHLIFSTDDCRKTYDTLLGRGVEFTEEPTERPYGIDCGLRDPFGNSIRFTQPSA, from the coding sequence ATGTTCACCGCCATCACGCACTCGCAGATTTACGTCCTCGACCAGGACGAGGCCCTCGACTTCTACGTCGGCAAGCTCGGCCTCGAGGTCAACGCCGATGTCGACCTGGGCTTCATGCGCTGGCTGACCGTCAACGTCTCCGGTCACCCCGACCGCCAGATCCTGCTGGAGAAGCCCGGGCCCCCGGCCATGTCCGAGGAGACGGCACAGCAGGTCCGCGAACTGGTGACGAAGGGAGCCATGGGCGGCCACCTCATCTTCAGCACGGACGACTGCCGCAAGACGTACGACACCCTGCTGGGCCGGGGCGTCGAGTTCACCGAGGAACCCACCGAGCGCCCGTACGGCATCGACTGCGGCCTGCGCGACCCCTTCGGCAACAGCATCCGCTTCACCCAGCCCTCGGCCTGA
- a CDS encoding S1 family peptidase: MRRNGLKRAGLAALLMLGSWATAGTLPASATDSPTPAAAPSTSAGLIEAMQRDLGLSPSRAKARLAAEHTATTLEPKARRAAGSAYGGSWFDAGSGRLTVAVTRDASPATLRAVRSTGAAVRTVEHSAKQLAAAKNRMDGLTAPSGVSSWHVDPAAGSVVVNVVGERRSDNDVQTFLSRARDAGPVTVRTVASAPQTFAAGTVGGDPYYTGNVRCSIGFSVYGGFVTAGHCGQPGAGVSGWDRSYVGTFQGSSFPDNDYAWVSVGSGWWTVPVVLGWGTVPDQLVRGSAAAPIGSSICRSGSTTHWHCGTVLAKNETVNYSQGAVHQMTKTSVCAEPGDSGGSFISGDQAQGVTSGGWGNCSSGGETWFQPVNEILSRYGLTLHTT, encoded by the coding sequence GTGAGACGTAACGGACTCAAGCGCGCCGGCCTGGCCGCCCTGCTCATGCTGGGCAGCTGGGCCACCGCCGGAACACTGCCGGCCTCGGCCACGGACTCCCCCACCCCTGCCGCCGCCCCCTCCACCTCCGCCGGCCTGATCGAGGCGATGCAGCGGGACCTGGGCCTGTCACCGTCCCGGGCCAAGGCACGCCTGGCGGCCGAGCACACCGCGACAACCCTCGAACCGAAGGCGCGCCGGGCCGCCGGCTCTGCCTACGGCGGCTCGTGGTTCGACGCCGGCAGCGGACGGCTGACCGTGGCCGTCACCCGGGACGCCTCCCCGGCGACACTACGGGCCGTCCGCTCCACCGGAGCCGCGGTCCGCACCGTGGAGCACAGCGCGAAACAGCTCGCCGCCGCCAAGAACCGTATGGACGGACTGACCGCCCCCTCGGGTGTCAGCAGCTGGCATGTCGATCCGGCCGCCGGCTCGGTCGTCGTGAACGTCGTCGGAGAGAGGCGCTCCGACAACGATGTCCAGACGTTCCTCTCCCGGGCCCGCGATGCCGGGCCCGTCACCGTGCGGACCGTCGCGTCCGCCCCGCAGACCTTCGCCGCGGGCACCGTCGGCGGTGACCCGTACTACACGGGCAACGTCCGCTGCTCCATAGGCTTCTCGGTGTACGGCGGATTCGTCACCGCCGGACACTGCGGGCAGCCCGGCGCCGGAGTCAGCGGCTGGGACCGCTCCTACGTCGGAACGTTCCAGGGTTCCTCCTTCCCCGACAACGACTACGCCTGGGTCAGTGTGGGCAGCGGCTGGTGGACGGTGCCGGTGGTGCTCGGCTGGGGCACCGTGCCGGACCAGCTCGTGCGGGGTTCGGCCGCGGCGCCGATCGGCTCCTCGATCTGCCGCTCCGGTTCCACCACCCACTGGCACTGCGGCACCGTGCTGGCCAAGAACGAGACCGTGAACTACAGCCAGGGCGCGGTGCACCAGATGACGAAGACCAGCGTCTGCGCGGAGCCGGGCGACTCGGGCGGCTCCTTCATCAGCGGCGACCAGGCCCAGGGGGTCACCTCGGGAGGCTGGGGCAACTGTTCGTCCGGCGGGGAGACCTGGTTCCAGCCGGTCAACGAGATCCTCAGCCGCTACGGGCTGACGCTGCACACGACCTGA
- a CDS encoding VOC family protein has translation MPNDRHPAHESALPTSTVQLNHTAVYAADRHLSAEFLAAILGLEVGVPFGPFVPVDLGNGVTLDYYEKRDEPIQSQHYAFLVPDARFDGMIARLEAVGVTYFADPSHTRPGRVNDLFGGRGAYFADPDGHNMEIMTRPYVRP, from the coding sequence ATGCCCAACGACCGGCACCCCGCGCACGAATCCGCGCTGCCGACCTCCACCGTCCAGCTCAACCACACCGCCGTCTACGCCGCCGACCGGCATCTGTCGGCCGAGTTCCTCGCAGCGATCCTCGGGCTCGAGGTCGGTGTGCCGTTCGGACCGTTCGTTCCCGTCGATCTCGGCAACGGCGTGACGCTCGACTACTACGAGAAGCGCGACGAGCCGATCCAGTCGCAGCACTACGCCTTCCTCGTGCCCGACGCGCGGTTCGACGGGATGATCGCCCGCCTGGAGGCGGTCGGAGTCACCTACTTCGCCGACCCGAGCCATACCCGGCCCGGCCGCGTCAACGATCTGTTCGGTGGCCGCGGCGCGTACTTCGCCGACCCGGACGGCCACAACATGGAGATCATGACCCGGCCCTACGTCCGCCCCTAG
- a CDS encoding tetratricopeptide repeat protein, producing the protein MDGQPGTGCAGTMRALREQLRQAAEDQSWASVPQPGGDGDRGAGETPIDDVALFERESATVERDLGPDHPETLRARNNLGGARQQAGLLERAVPLFERNLADSERVLGPDHPDTLACLNNLAGAYEAAGEAARAIPLYERALAGRERVLGPDDLRTHLCRDNLARAHELTGNPARALPLHERTLTDRERVLGHGDPDTLLSLGNLAHAHHTTGNRERSTELFAQALTDSERHLGAGHPATQLLRELLSHVRAG; encoded by the coding sequence ATGGACGGGCAGCCGGGCACGGGGTGCGCCGGGACGATGCGTGCCCTTCGGGAACAGTTGCGGCAGGCCGCCGAGGACCAGTCGTGGGCGAGCGTTCCGCAGCCGGGCGGGGACGGGGACCGAGGTGCCGGCGAGACACCGATCGACGATGTCGCCCTCTTCGAGAGGGAGTCGGCCACGGTCGAACGCGACCTCGGACCCGATCACCCCGAAACCCTCCGCGCCCGCAACAACCTCGGCGGCGCCCGTCAGCAGGCCGGGCTCCTGGAACGGGCCGTGCCGCTGTTCGAGCGGAACCTCGCCGACAGCGAGCGCGTCCTGGGACCCGACCACCCGGACACCCTCGCCTGTCTCAACAACCTCGCCGGCGCGTACGAGGCGGCCGGCGAGGCGGCCCGCGCCATCCCCCTCTACGAACGCGCCCTGGCCGGCCGCGAGCGCGTCCTCGGACCGGACGACCTGCGCACCCACCTGTGCCGGGACAACCTCGCCCGCGCCCACGAACTGACAGGCAACCCGGCTCGCGCCCTCCCGCTGCACGAGCGGACCCTGACCGACCGCGAACGGGTCCTGGGCCACGGCGATCCCGACACCCTCCTCTCCCTCGGCAACCTCGCCCACGCCCACCACACCACCGGAAACCGCGAGCGAAGCACGGAGTTGTTCGCCCAGGCCCTGACCGACAGCGAACGCCACCTCGGGGCCGGCCATCCCGCCACACAGCTGCTCCGAGAGCTGCTCTCGCACGTACGGGCCGGCTGA
- a CDS encoding GNAT family N-acetyltransferase has translation MTSFWTGNRIRLRGIEPDDWTPFMRFATDEERLGDLLNPPRSAESFRSWATEQSTAGSDSDCFRLVIEALDTGEAVGTVGVHQADPRSGWFEYGITMGADHRRKGYAAEAAAKLLRFMFAERRYHKCQARIFAHNEASLALQRRLGFVEEGRLRDQVFFAGRHHDLVLMGILADEFTRLHSPSEP, from the coding sequence ATGACATCGTTCTGGACCGGCAACCGAATACGCCTGCGGGGAATCGAGCCCGACGACTGGACCCCGTTCATGCGCTTCGCCACGGACGAGGAGCGACTGGGTGATCTGCTCAACCCGCCTCGCTCCGCCGAGAGTTTCCGTAGCTGGGCGACGGAGCAGTCCACCGCCGGGTCCGACAGCGACTGCTTCAGGCTGGTGATCGAAGCCCTCGACACGGGCGAAGCGGTCGGTACTGTCGGTGTCCATCAGGCCGACCCACGGTCGGGCTGGTTCGAGTACGGCATCACCATGGGGGCCGATCACCGGCGCAAGGGCTACGCGGCGGAGGCGGCGGCGAAGCTGTTGCGCTTCATGTTCGCCGAGCGGCGCTATCACAAGTGCCAGGCGCGGATCTTCGCCCACAACGAGGCGTCTTTGGCGCTTCAGCGTCGGCTCGGTTTCGTCGAGGAGGGTCGACTGCGTGACCAGGTGTTCTTCGCCGGTCGGCACCACGACCTGGTACTGATGGGCATACTCGCCGACGAGTTCACCCGGCTGCACTCGCCGTCCGAGCCGTGA
- a CDS encoding SDR family NAD(P)-dependent oxidoreductase: MNRLDGKVVVVTGAARGQGAAEAEALARAGALVIATDVRASGDCRRLDVTSEEDWVQLAAQVRESYGVVHGLVNNAGITWRARLDDVRPDDFARVHAVNVTGPLLGIQHLVPLMPPGSSIVNVGSSAALTGHYPVAYTASKWALRGLSKTAATELGPRGIRVNTVHPGYIETEMTATAPPAFREANIRETPLGRTGTTGEVAPLVVFLLSDAASFITGAEIPVDGGLTAHGGVKSLSDAVGSPPQGWTP; the protein is encoded by the coding sequence GTGAACCGGCTCGACGGCAAGGTCGTGGTCGTGACCGGCGCCGCCCGGGGCCAGGGCGCCGCCGAGGCGGAGGCGCTGGCCCGTGCGGGCGCACTCGTCATCGCCACCGACGTACGGGCGAGTGGCGACTGCCGCCGCCTCGACGTCACCAGCGAGGAGGACTGGGTTCAACTGGCGGCACAGGTGCGGGAGTCGTACGGCGTGGTCCACGGCCTGGTCAACAACGCGGGCATCACCTGGCGGGCCCGCCTCGACGACGTACGGCCCGACGACTTCGCCCGCGTCCACGCCGTCAACGTCACCGGCCCCCTCCTCGGCATCCAGCACCTCGTCCCGCTGATGCCACCCGGCTCGTCCATCGTCAACGTCGGCTCGTCCGCCGCCCTCACCGGCCACTACCCGGTGGCGTACACGGCCAGCAAATGGGCGCTGCGCGGCCTGTCCAAGACCGCTGCCACCGAGCTGGGCCCGCGCGGCATCCGCGTGAACACCGTCCACCCCGGCTACATCGAGACCGAGATGACGGCCACCGCCCCTCCCGCCTTCCGCGAGGCGAACATCCGCGAGACTCCGCTCGGCCGCACCGGCACCACGGGCGAGGTGGCCCCGCTGGTAGTCTTCCTCCTGTCCGACGCGGCCTCCTTCATCACCGGCGCCGAGATACCGGTCGACGGCGGACTGACCGCACACGGTGGCGTCAAGTCCCTCTCGGACGCGGTGGGTTCGCCGCCGCAGGGCTGGACACCGTGA
- a CDS encoding fumarylacetoacetate hydrolase family protein: MRIATYVHDGRRHHGVVEDTVVRPLPDGVSPLDAVGVRPVGPAVPLADVRLLPPLEPPTIRDFVTFEEHVEGVRRSVDGATGVPAAWYDAPTFYFTNPYAVVGPHDDVPVPPGSQVLDFELEVAAVVGREGRDLTPRQARDHIVGYTILNDWSARDLQAREMQVGLGPCKGKDTAATLGPYLVTADELEPYRDSEGFLRLGLTATVNGEVVGEDLLSNMSWTFEEMVAYASRGSVVRPGDVLGSGTCGNGGCLAELWGVRGERRPPPLRPGDTVTLTVEGIGSLTNTVVAGTAPVPLPAARRRTRERP; this comes from the coding sequence ATGCGCATAGCCACCTACGTCCACGACGGCCGCCGGCACCACGGCGTCGTGGAGGACACCGTCGTACGCCCGCTGCCGGACGGCGTGTCCCCGCTCGACGCGGTGGGCGTGCGTCCGGTGGGCCCCGCCGTCCCGCTCGCCGACGTACGCCTGCTGCCGCCCCTGGAGCCTCCGACCATCCGCGACTTCGTCACCTTCGAGGAACACGTCGAAGGCGTACGGCGGTCCGTGGACGGCGCCACCGGGGTACCCGCCGCCTGGTACGACGCGCCGACCTTCTACTTCACCAACCCGTACGCGGTCGTCGGACCCCATGACGACGTGCCCGTGCCCCCGGGATCCCAGGTCCTCGACTTCGAACTCGAGGTGGCCGCCGTCGTCGGCCGGGAGGGACGGGACCTCACCCCGCGGCAGGCCCGGGATCACATCGTCGGCTACACGATCCTCAACGACTGGTCCGCGCGCGACCTGCAGGCCCGCGAGATGCAGGTGGGCCTCGGCCCGTGCAAGGGCAAGGACACCGCCGCCACGCTCGGCCCGTACCTGGTCACCGCCGACGAACTGGAGCCCTACCGGGACTCCGAGGGCTTCCTGCGGCTCGGCCTCACCGCCACGGTCAACGGCGAGGTCGTCGGCGAGGACCTGCTGTCGAACATGAGCTGGACCTTCGAGGAGATGGTCGCCTACGCCTCCCGGGGCAGCGTCGTCCGCCCCGGTGACGTCCTCGGCTCGGGCACCTGCGGCAACGGCGGCTGCCTGGCGGAGCTGTGGGGCGTACGCGGGGAACGCCGTCCGCCGCCGTTGCGGCCCGGGGACACGGTCACCCTCACCGTCGAGGGCATCGGCAGCCTCACCAACACCGTGGTCGCGGGTACGGCTCCCGTCCCGCTCCCGGCCGCCCGCCGCCGCACCCGGGAGCGGCCGTGA
- a CDS encoding VOC family protein, with protein MRLLTHLRHVDLAVPDYDKQLDFYAGVWGLTKVAEDSGISFLAAEGSPEQYVVRLRRAEEKRLDLVSYGAASTADVDTLAERLLDGDVRLISQPGKVDTPGGGYGFRFFDVDGRTVEVLAEVAVRQHRRIEEKEAIPVKLSHVVLNSPDLNRTREWYERHLGFRLSDTLTHPRMGEAMHFMRISSQHHSMAIARGPHTALHHVSFEMRGLDEYMRGSGRVIRAGHRKIWGPGRHTAGDNTFTYFLDPHGNTVEYTTELEVLDEDTWHPHVYDFSQPDVADQWGTANPMNELVAKESFNDVDRGVFVAPPV; from the coding sequence ATGCGCCTGCTCACCCATCTGCGCCACGTCGACCTGGCCGTGCCCGACTACGACAAGCAGCTCGACTTCTACGCCGGCGTCTGGGGCCTCACCAAGGTCGCCGAGGACTCCGGCATCTCCTTCCTTGCGGCCGAGGGCTCCCCGGAGCAGTACGTCGTACGGCTGCGCAGGGCCGAGGAGAAGCGCCTCGACCTCGTCTCCTACGGCGCCGCGAGCACGGCCGACGTCGACACCCTCGCCGAGCGACTCCTCGACGGCGATGTGCGGTTGATCTCGCAGCCGGGCAAGGTCGACACCCCGGGCGGCGGCTACGGCTTCCGCTTCTTCGACGTCGACGGACGCACCGTCGAGGTCCTGGCCGAGGTGGCGGTACGGCAGCACCGCAGGATCGAGGAGAAGGAGGCGATCCCGGTCAAGCTGTCGCACGTCGTCCTCAACTCCCCCGACCTCAACCGCACCCGGGAGTGGTACGAGCGCCATCTCGGCTTCCGCCTCTCCGACACCCTGACGCATCCCAGGATGGGCGAGGCGATGCACTTCATGCGCATCAGCAGCCAGCACCACTCCATGGCCATCGCCCGGGGCCCGCACACCGCGCTGCACCACGTGTCCTTCGAGATGCGCGGCCTCGACGAGTACATGCGAGGTTCCGGCCGTGTGATCCGGGCCGGCCACCGCAAGATCTGGGGTCCGGGACGGCACACGGCCGGCGACAACACCTTCACGTACTTCCTCGACCCGCACGGCAACACCGTCGAGTACACGACGGAGCTGGAGGTCCTCGACGAGGACACCTGGCACCCGCACGTCTACGACTTCTCCCAGCCCGACGTGGCCGACCAGTGGGGCACCGCCAACCCCATGAACGAACTGGTCGCCAAGGAGTCCTTCAACGACGTCGACCGCGGCGTGTTCGTCGCCCCTCCGGTGTGA
- a CDS encoding amidohydrolase family protein, translated as MNAPTVDVHAHILLPEVEALVAGLPGLAQARALDARRNGAAALAVSGAMVREVVPRATDVTLRLAAMDAQGVDVQLVSPSPSHYHYWADEPTAEKVYRLANEATAAHCAQAPDRLKGLGLVPLQHPDQAVRALEHALDMGLSGVEISSHAPGRELSDPAYEPFWTRAEQTGAILFLHPFGCTLDERLDQWYLSNVVGQPTENAVALSHLIFSGVLDRHQELTLIAAHGGGYLPTHIGRSDHAWSTRSDAGAGCAHLPSSYLGRLYFDSLVHDPHVLRELVRAVGADRVLLGSDFPFDMGTGNPVGALLAARLPDAHFHAVRGGNAAALLRKD; from the coding sequence GTGAACGCGCCCACCGTGGACGTGCACGCCCACATCCTGCTCCCCGAGGTCGAGGCACTGGTGGCCGGACTGCCCGGCCTCGCCCAGGCCAGGGCCCTGGACGCCCGCCGCAACGGCGCCGCGGCCCTCGCGGTCAGCGGCGCGATGGTGCGCGAGGTCGTTCCACGGGCCACCGACGTCACGCTGCGCCTGGCCGCGATGGACGCACAGGGTGTCGACGTCCAGCTGGTCTCCCCCTCCCCCTCGCACTATCACTACTGGGCGGACGAACCGACGGCGGAGAAGGTGTACCGACTCGCCAACGAGGCCACGGCCGCGCACTGCGCGCAGGCGCCGGACCGGCTGAAAGGGCTCGGGCTCGTCCCCCTCCAGCACCCCGACCAGGCCGTGCGCGCCCTGGAACACGCCCTGGACATGGGCCTGTCGGGCGTGGAGATCTCCAGTCACGCGCCGGGGCGGGAGCTGTCCGACCCGGCGTACGAACCCTTCTGGACGCGGGCCGAGCAGACCGGCGCGATCCTCTTCCTGCACCCCTTCGGCTGCACGCTCGACGAGCGCCTGGACCAGTGGTACCTGTCCAACGTGGTCGGCCAGCCCACCGAGAACGCCGTCGCGCTGTCCCACCTCATCTTCTCCGGGGTACTGGACCGGCATCAGGAACTGACGCTGATCGCGGCCCACGGCGGCGGCTACCTGCCCACCCACATCGGCCGCTCCGACCACGCCTGGTCCACCCGCTCCGACGCCGGCGCCGGCTGTGCTCACCTGCCCAGCAGCTACCTCGGGCGCCTGTACTTCGACTCCCTGGTCCACGACCCGCACGTCCTGCGGGAGCTCGTCCGCGCCGTCGGCGCCGACCGGGTCCTGCTCGGCTCCGACTTCCCCTTCGACATGGGCACCGGGAACCCGGTCGGCGCGCTGCTCGCCGCGCGGCTGCCCGACGCCCACTTCCACGCCGTACGGGGCGGCAACGCGGCCGCCCTCCTCCGGAAGGACTGA
- a CDS encoding FAD-dependent oxidoreductase: MPETPDTPRAPAAGTTGARTVLVIGGGAAGNAVSILLRRAGLAVDLIEARPDWNATTGSGITLQGNALRVLRELGVWKQVEASGFAFGSLGVTAPDGTVLHVAEDFRTGGDDLPATLGMQRPHLQRILIDAVRASGAEVRLGTTADELEQDAHGVTVRFSDGTRARYDLVIAADGLNSATRGTVGITDSPEPTGMAIWRTPAPRPAGVSRTDLAYGGPAYIAGYCPTGANTIYAYVVEACRDRASIPELTYADEMRRLTQGYGGVWPEITKHITDPAKVNYTWFHRLLVEGSWHRGRVVLVGDAAHCCPPTLAQGAAMSLEDASVLAELLTGGRPWDDELFQEYHERRVPRVRSVVEASVQLGQWQLDGVRDADVPGLLARTMPLLRELP, from the coding sequence ATGCCCGAGACACCCGACACACCCAGAGCACCCGCGGCCGGGACGACCGGCGCCCGCACCGTCCTCGTGATCGGCGGCGGCGCCGCCGGGAACGCCGTCAGCATCCTGCTGCGCCGCGCCGGTCTCGCCGTGGACCTGATCGAGGCCAGGCCCGACTGGAACGCCACCACCGGCTCCGGCATCACCCTTCAGGGCAACGCCCTGCGGGTCCTGCGTGAACTCGGTGTGTGGAAGCAGGTCGAGGCGTCCGGCTTCGCCTTCGGCTCGCTGGGCGTCACCGCCCCCGACGGGACGGTGCTGCACGTGGCCGAGGACTTCAGGACCGGCGGCGACGACCTGCCGGCCACCCTCGGCATGCAACGCCCACACCTGCAGCGGATCCTGATCGACGCGGTCCGCGCGTCGGGCGCCGAAGTACGCCTGGGCACCACCGCCGACGAGCTGGAGCAGGACGCGCACGGCGTCACCGTACGGTTCAGCGACGGCACCCGGGCCCGCTACGACCTGGTGATCGCCGCCGACGGCCTCAACTCCGCCACCCGCGGCACGGTCGGCATCACCGACAGCCCCGAGCCCACCGGCATGGCCATCTGGCGCACCCCGGCCCCGCGCCCCGCGGGCGTCTCCCGCACCGACCTCGCCTACGGCGGCCCGGCCTACATCGCCGGCTACTGCCCCACCGGCGCGAACACGATCTACGCCTACGTGGTCGAGGCATGCCGTGACCGCGCCTCGATCCCCGAGCTGACCTACGCGGACGAGATGCGCCGGCTCACCCAGGGCTACGGCGGCGTCTGGCCGGAGATCACGAAGCACATCACCGACCCGGCGAAGGTCAACTACACCTGGTTCCACCGCCTGTTGGTGGAAGGTTCCTGGCACCGCGGCCGCGTCGTTCTCGTCGGCGACGCCGCCCACTGCTGCCCGCCCACTCTCGCCCAGGGCGCGGCCATGTCCCTCGAGGACGCCTCCGTCCTCGCCGAGCTGCTCACCGGCGGCCGGCCCTGGGACGACGAGCTGTTCCAGGAGTACCACGAGCGGCGTGTACCGCGCGTGCGGAGCGTCGTCGAGGCGTCCGTGCAGCTCGGGCAGTGGCAGCTGGACGGCGTGCGCGACGCCGACGTACCCGGTCTGCTGGCCCGCACGATGCCCCTCCTGCGGGAGCTGCCGTGA